A single region of the Thermotoga profunda AZM34c06 genome encodes:
- a CDS encoding glucose-6-phosphate isomerase family protein codes for MKPFNVFFDVLEGKMNLLGNKTVRRYNDIKGIFCEIDPKLEKENPVIYEVFEAPITEKEGDLMFLITVLYPGKVKNEFFMTKGHYHVIENTAEIYLGLRGNGLVLCQTREGDFEPIEISPNKVVYIPPYWAHRTVNTSSEPLVFFGVYPAHAGHDYKSVELEGFKKRVFFENGGIHIK; via the coding sequence ATGAAACCATTTAATGTTTTTTTTGATGTTTTAGAAGGTAAAATGAACCTACTCGGTAACAAAACAGTTAGAAGATACAATGATATTAAAGGTATTTTTTGCGAGATCGATCCAAAATTGGAGAAGGAGAATCCAGTGATATACGAGGTTTTTGAGGCGCCTATTACTGAAAAAGAAGGAGATCTCATGTTTCTAATAACAGTTCTATATCCTGGAAAAGTAAAAAACGAGTTCTTTATGACGAAGGGTCACTACCATGTGATAGAAAATACGGCCGAAATCTATCTTGGTTTAAGAGGTAATGGGCTTGTACTTTGCCAGACAAGAGAAGGAGATTTTGAACCAATTGAAATTTCTCCCAACAAGGTTGTTTATATACCTCCATATTGGGCTCATAGAACGGTCAACACTTCTTCTGAGCCACTGGTATTTTTTGGGGTTTATCCGGCACATGCTGGGCATGATTACAAAAGTGTTGAGTTGGAGGGTTTTAAAAAGAGAGTCTTTTTCGAAAATGGTGGGATTCATATCAAATGA
- a CDS encoding stage V sporulation protein S encodes MEVLKVASNSNPNKVAGALAGMIRESGKAELQAIGAGAVNQAVKAIAIARGYLAPSGIDLVSIPAFTDVEIDKETRTALKFIVFPRN; translated from the coding sequence ATGGAAGTACTGAAGGTAGCCTCTAACTCTAATCCGAACAAGGTTGCAGGTGCTCTTGCAGGTATGATCAGAGAGAGTGGTAAGGCAGAACTTCAAGCAATTGGTGCTGGTGCTGTGAATCAAGCAGTCAAGGCGATTGCCATAGCCAGGGGTTATCTGGCACCGAGTGGAATTGATCTTGTCAGCATTCCTGCGTTTACAGACGTCGAAATCGACAAGGAGACAAGAACAGCTCTAAAGTTTATAGTCTTTCCAAGAAATTGA
- a CDS encoding vWA domain-containing protein has translation MKKVLITLLVLCFGTLLAYQIELRDNQIWSPSELWNAIWCSVSVKDEAGGFVRDLKFEDFKITEKAYGKNNELLEEKIATFQDHPSYKFGGKGFWEKSINSDKLDIVFFIDGTGSMSKYVDSIMQQLHKFLDRLLETGTDFRIFISMYETEDTPEWTISSYPTRFFGPAMIDEIRAAVDEIGTGGEWWNLAWGYDVFLWSLNLDWREDARKIVVIITDVYTDSVYGPNWYFSSGCVTPMSAVDIAIRETGIQLYYCQPDEEQMAKTELSEDYSPMVNIKVKENNFDKLEQRNPLVKKLSWPFNQQEIELKNLPIIDSKYYFAWVSDWGKYNFVSKVQVKVSLAQTGESVDFTFYPLQYPDGTKAYTMIRNVKFTLKDESGLSMLGERNVWIYFYKVMGDLDRMSIIRAMHQISDKNGIVSLDSVIPGKYYYILYTHGNVEYRYEQLGYTANGWVEIIKDGIKPGEIIAYTLGKDTEIYRMLGLLEELENLDISTVKMKTFASDARKWLGEIKNDGVTLVEIEAIKRFNVGLGAIINCAGYADVIQNRTIDDFVQIVQKMTDMIRAARKVVEKLESARHIFLKVTNLFIDIITGNWSGVAANLTIEEVIDKFVNYVKDELVNDIVSTVEKKLLEVLNNPEKIISYFHSRVGNWVKQQLGPEQITQYVSDFVSGQLIYNNFTIDLEEQITKLLFDSQELIQKNSERYWNYYERSKLIRQDFYEMRKLLMGDLFDKSYKALKDQKSIDDWKSVLIVFRETIPLIVEFIELFEVRYPELSDVKKGLQTLYSVLDVIGTMTRTYEMALKMNHLEDLQNRVRQIVDSVYKNK, from the coding sequence ATGAAAAAGGTGTTGATCACCTTATTAGTTTTGTGCTTTGGTACCTTGTTAGCCTACCAGATTGAACTCAGAGATAACCAAATATGGTCACCAAGTGAGTTGTGGAATGCCATATGGTGTTCTGTAAGCGTCAAAGATGAAGCAGGTGGCTTTGTTAGAGATCTCAAATTCGAAGATTTCAAGATAACAGAAAAGGCATATGGAAAAAACAATGAGTTACTCGAAGAAAAGATAGCAACTTTTCAAGACCATCCCAGTTATAAGTTTGGCGGAAAAGGTTTTTGGGAAAAATCAATCAACTCTGACAAACTGGACATAGTCTTTTTCATCGATGGAACAGGTTCAATGTCAAAATACGTAGATTCCATCATGCAACAACTCCACAAATTTCTGGACAGGCTACTTGAAACCGGTACGGATTTTAGAATCTTCATAAGTATGTATGAAACAGAAGATACACCAGAATGGACTATTTCTTCTTACCCAACCAGATTTTTCGGCCCAGCCATGATCGACGAAATAAGAGCTGCGGTAGATGAAATCGGTACCGGGGGTGAGTGGTGGAACCTCGCATGGGGATACGATGTCTTCTTGTGGTCCCTGAACCTTGATTGGCGCGAAGATGCAAGAAAGATCGTAGTCATAATCACAGATGTCTATACAGATTCTGTCTATGGACCAAATTGGTATTTTTCATCTGGTTGTGTGACCCCGATGAGCGCAGTTGATATAGCAATAAGAGAAACAGGTATTCAACTCTATTATTGTCAACCAGATGAAGAACAAATGGCAAAGACCGAGCTCTCCGAGGACTATTCTCCAATGGTTAATATCAAAGTGAAAGAAAACAACTTCGACAAACTCGAACAGAGAAACCCATTAGTGAAAAAACTTTCCTGGCCATTCAACCAGCAAGAAATAGAGCTTAAGAATCTCCCGATTATCGATTCGAAATATTATTTTGCGTGGGTAAGTGACTGGGGAAAATACAATTTTGTCAGTAAAGTTCAAGTAAAAGTATCTCTTGCTCAAACAGGAGAATCTGTTGATTTCACATTCTATCCACTGCAATATCCCGATGGCACCAAAGCCTATACCATGATAAGGAATGTCAAGTTCACGTTGAAAGATGAATCTGGCCTTTCAATGCTTGGTGAAAGAAACGTATGGATCTATTTCTACAAAGTAATGGGCGATCTTGACAGAATGAGCATCATAAGGGCAATGCATCAGATAAGCGATAAAAACGGAATAGTCTCACTTGATAGTGTAATTCCAGGAAAGTACTATTACATTCTATATACACATGGAAATGTGGAATATCGCTATGAACAACTTGGTTATACGGCAAACGGATGGGTCGAAATCATTAAAGATGGCATAAAACCTGGTGAGATAATAGCATACACCCTTGGAAAAGACACAGAGATTTACAGGATGCTCGGTTTGTTGGAAGAATTAGAAAACCTTGACATCTCAACTGTAAAAATGAAGACATTTGCTTCTGATGCTCGAAAATGGCTTGGAGAAATCAAAAATGACGGTGTGACACTTGTTGAAATCGAAGCAATAAAAAGATTCAATGTAGGGCTTGGCGCCATCATAAACTGTGCAGGGTATGCTGATGTAATACAAAACCGTACAATTGATGATTTCGTACAGATTGTACAGAAAATGACAGACATGATAAGAGCTGCACGTAAAGTTGTAGAAAAACTCGAATCGGCAAGACATATTTTTCTCAAGGTTACCAATCTCTTCATCGACATAATTACCGGTAATTGGAGTGGTGTCGCTGCAAATCTCACCATTGAAGAAGTTATAGACAAATTTGTCAATTACGTCAAAGACGAGCTGGTGAACGATATTGTGAGTACCGTTGAAAAGAAATTACTCGAAGTACTCAACAATCCTGAAAAAATTATCAGTTATTTTCACTCCAGAGTTGGAAATTGGGTGAAACAACAATTGGGTCCCGAACAAATAACTCAATATGTCTCTGACTTCGTTAGTGGCCAATTGATTTACAACAATTTCACGATAGATCTGGAAGAACAGATTACAAAGTTATTGTTTGATTCACAAGAATTAATTCAGAAAAATTCTGAAAGATACTGGAATTATTATGAAAGATCGAAACTGATAAGACAAGATTTCTATGAAATGAGAAAGCTATTGATGGGTGATCTATTTGACAAATCTTACAAAGCCCTGAAAGACCAAAAGTCAATAGACGATTGGAAAAGTGTACTCATAGTTTTTCGTGAAACAATTCCTTTGATCGTTGAATTCATAGAGCTTTTCGAGGTACGTTACCCAGAATTGAGTGATGTCAAAAAAGGTCTTCAAACACTTTATTCAGTTTTAGATGTCATAGGAACCATGACAAGAACCTATGAAATGGCTCTGAAGATGAATCATTTAGAAGATTTACAAAATCGAGTAAGACAGATCGTTGATTCTGTCTACAAGAACAAATAA
- a CDS encoding creatininase family protein has protein sequence MTEYLILSAEDITKFEPDKTVIVSVLSPIETHGRHLPVGTDIFIARKILEKTCQILSEKFKILRLPDMCFGSDAQPVFGSISLRYQTLKNMIIDIGKSLVKMGFKYWIIFDNHGGPRHQLALADAATYLKKKHQFSLIVPFLHIFQEMLKDSQEIGIPSGMNGDINDLHAGTNETSLMIYAYPETVRNYNLPKYFPTTKSRLGNFLRFLKSEELAVTVDWVSDPKNPYYLGDPSKADAQRGKQMIEFHVKKSVELFEQALNSQYRPPKLYNTIVRLLLRIL, from the coding sequence ATGACAGAGTATCTCATACTCTCTGCTGAAGATATTACAAAATTCGAACCAGATAAAACCGTGATCGTGTCAGTGTTATCTCCGATTGAAACGCACGGAAGACACCTTCCAGTTGGTACAGATATCTTTATAGCCCGTAAAATTCTTGAGAAAACATGTCAAATCTTGTCTGAAAAATTCAAAATCCTCCGTTTGCCCGATATGTGCTTTGGAAGTGATGCACAACCGGTTTTTGGATCGATTTCGCTCAGATATCAAACCTTGAAGAATATGATCATAGATATAGGCAAAAGCCTTGTTAAAATGGGATTTAAATACTGGATCATTTTCGACAACCACGGAGGACCAAGACACCAACTCGCCTTGGCTGATGCAGCCACTTATTTAAAGAAAAAACATCAATTCTCACTAATAGTACCTTTCCTGCATATATTCCAAGAGATGCTCAAGGATTCTCAAGAAATAGGAATACCATCTGGCATGAATGGCGATATAAATGATCTACACGCCGGTACAAATGAGACTTCTTTAATGATATATGCCTATCCTGAGACGGTTAGAAATTACAATCTTCCAAAATACTTTCCAACGACAAAAAGTCGTTTGGGGAATTTTCTGAGATTTTTGAAATCAGAAGAACTGGCTGTCACAGTGGATTGGGTTAGTGATCCAAAAAATCCATATTATCTTGGAGATCCATCAAAAGCCGATGCACAGCGTGGCAAACAGATGATTGAATTTCACGTGAAAAAATCCGTTGAATTGTTTGAACAAGCTTTGAATTCACAGTACCGCCCGCCAAAACTCTATAACACGATCGTACGATTGCTGCTGAGAATACTCTAA
- a CDS encoding phosphopentomutase, whose product MRIIAIVLDSVGIGEMPDASEYNDEGSNTLVNTAKAVGGLNLPNLAKMGLGNLDDIPGVPKTKAIGAYGIMLEKSPGKDSTTGHWELAGIILKKPFDLFPNGFPEELIKEFEKRTKRRVIGNKPASGTEIIKELGLEHEKTGALIVYTSADSVFQIAAKEEVIPVEELYKYCEIARKMLDEMGYKVGRVIARPFSGEYPNYVRTPRRHDYSLQPEDEMLLDILTQSNVPVYGVGKIYDLYASRGITESFKTEDNMDGVNKIIKVMEQKRHSCMIYANLVDYDMKYGHRNDPFGYAKALEDFDKRLPEIWERMENEDILFITADHGCDPTTPSTDHSREKVPILVCGKKICQDVNFGIRESFSDFGQTIADIFGVRKLKNGKSFKKDIMCREEIKQ is encoded by the coding sequence ATGAGAATAATCGCCATTGTGCTTGATAGTGTAGGTATAGGTGAAATGCCAGATGCTTCTGAATACAATGATGAAGGTAGCAACACACTTGTAAATACAGCGAAGGCTGTCGGTGGTTTGAATCTACCCAACTTGGCAAAGATGGGACTTGGCAATTTAGATGATATACCAGGTGTCCCAAAAACAAAAGCGATCGGAGCATATGGAATTATGTTGGAAAAAAGTCCAGGTAAAGATTCAACGACAGGGCACTGGGAACTCGCTGGAATTATTCTCAAAAAACCATTTGATCTTTTTCCAAATGGCTTTCCAGAAGAACTCATAAAGGAATTTGAAAAAAGAACAAAAAGAAGAGTCATTGGGAATAAACCCGCATCTGGTACTGAGATCATAAAAGAGCTTGGACTTGAACATGAAAAAACAGGTGCATTAATAGTCTATACATCCGCAGATAGCGTTTTTCAGATCGCCGCCAAAGAAGAGGTTATTCCCGTTGAAGAACTTTACAAATATTGTGAAATCGCAAGGAAAATGCTTGATGAAATGGGATACAAGGTCGGAAGAGTTATAGCAAGACCTTTCAGTGGTGAATACCCAAATTACGTGAGAACACCAAGGAGACATGATTATTCACTACAACCAGAAGATGAAATGTTACTCGATATACTCACGCAAAGTAATGTCCCCGTCTACGGCGTGGGAAAGATCTACGACCTATATGCAAGTAGGGGAATAACGGAAAGTTTTAAGACCGAAGACAACATGGATGGAGTCAACAAAATCATAAAAGTGATGGAGCAAAAAAGGCATTCGTGTATGATCTATGCAAATCTCGTCGATTATGATATGAAATATGGTCACAGAAATGATCCTTTTGGTTATGCCAAAGCACTTGAAGATTTTGACAAAAGATTACCTGAAATCTGGGAGAGAATGGAAAACGAAGACATACTCTTCATAACTGCAGATCATGGATGTGATCCCACTACCCCTTCAACAGACCACTCGAGAGAAAAAGTACCAATTTTGGTTTGCGGCAAAAAAATATGCCAAGATGTTAACTTTGGCATTCGAGAAAGTTTCTCGGATTTTGGTCAAACAATAGCAGATATCTTTGGTGTAAGAAAACTCAAAAATGGAAAGTCTTTCAAAAAAGATATCATGTGTCGAGAGGAGATAAAACAATGA
- the lnt gene encoding apolipoprotein N-acyltransferase gives MLSLIFSSVLTALSMPGFLAGFIIWFALIPFFKSLEEKGPFLGALYGFLYFYLFSAINLFWVLPVLVENLPKVFGKFPGWLGFFVFLLMILLESLPFAAFGFLYGLMEKTIKKNQLKEIFFTASLYTLFDFVRGIGEMGFTGGTLSDALYKDIGILQLASVIGPYGLTFIIVAVNCWLYIILRKSTRPIEKITFHILIIVFVSYLISLYLPIPKSTDKNIVAIQTNVAQDTKYKESSSYLFGQFEPFLLQIRDTVVILPEDVFSFDPRNSTVAPQLIELCKENDLDILIGAISVDSKTYNSVFLVNENGFVDKYSKVKLFPFVETLPYQKVFGIFSFLRGLSYFEPGEGYRPLLVRDYPPLGVQICFESYFSEPSKELVKNGAQVLIVCTNDGWFVFDVALKQHFAKSVIRAVETRRQVIQVSNAGITGMIDPYGRIVKIAKPREFEKISFELMPRRDITVYSKIGDIVVWFSLGFVVFLLIFPGRKTISTRRRIWQ, from the coding sequence GTGCTTTCCTTAATTTTCTCATCTGTCTTAACAGCTCTTTCGATGCCTGGTTTTCTTGCTGGTTTCATCATTTGGTTTGCACTCATACCGTTTTTCAAATCACTTGAAGAAAAAGGACCATTTCTTGGTGCCTTGTATGGCTTTCTGTACTTCTACCTTTTTTCTGCGATAAATCTTTTCTGGGTGTTACCGGTTTTGGTTGAGAATCTACCAAAGGTCTTTGGTAAATTTCCAGGGTGGCTTGGTTTTTTTGTCTTCTTATTGATGATTCTCTTAGAATCTTTACCATTTGCGGCTTTTGGTTTTCTATATGGTCTCATGGAAAAAACCATCAAGAAGAATCAACTCAAAGAGATATTCTTCACTGCCTCCTTGTACACACTCTTTGATTTCGTTAGAGGTATTGGCGAAATGGGTTTCACAGGAGGAACTCTTTCTGATGCGTTGTACAAGGATATAGGTATACTGCAATTGGCTTCTGTCATAGGACCATATGGCTTGACATTCATCATCGTTGCTGTGAACTGCTGGCTTTACATTATTCTCAGAAAGAGTACAAGACCAATCGAGAAGATCACCTTTCATATCCTTATAATAGTCTTTGTATCATATTTGATCTCTCTTTATCTACCAATACCAAAAAGCACAGACAAAAATATCGTTGCGATCCAAACGAACGTCGCTCAGGATACAAAGTACAAAGAGAGTTCTTCATATCTTTTTGGGCAATTCGAGCCTTTTTTATTGCAAATTAGAGATACTGTCGTTATACTCCCTGAAGATGTCTTTTCATTCGATCCAAGAAACAGCACCGTGGCACCACAGTTGATTGAACTGTGTAAAGAAAATGATCTGGATATTTTGATCGGTGCTATATCTGTCGATTCAAAAACTTATAATTCAGTCTTCCTGGTCAATGAAAATGGTTTTGTAGACAAATATTCGAAAGTGAAATTATTTCCATTTGTTGAGACACTACCTTATCAAAAAGTTTTCGGTATCTTTTCCTTTCTCCGTGGGCTTTCTTACTTTGAACCTGGTGAAGGATATAGACCACTATTGGTTAGAGATTATCCTCCCTTAGGTGTCCAGATATGCTTTGAATCGTACTTTTCCGAACCATCTAAAGAACTGGTGAAGAATGGCGCGCAGGTACTCATAGTCTGCACAAATGATGGATGGTTTGTCTTTGATGTAGCCCTAAAACAACATTTTGCAAAATCAGTGATAAGGGCAGTCGAGACAAGAAGACAAGTTATACAAGTGTCAAATGCTGGTATAACAGGCATGATAGATCCATATGGACGAATTGTTAAAATCGCCAAACCAAGAGAGTTCGAGAAAATCTCCTTTGAACTCATGCCAAGAAGAGACATCACAGTCTACTCCAAAATCGGAGATATTGTTGTGTGGTTTTCACTTGGTTTTGTGGTTTTTCTTTTGATCTTTCCCGGTAGAAAAACAATCAGTACGAGAAGGAGGATATGGCAATGA
- a CDS encoding DegT/DnrJ/EryC1/StrS family aminotransferase, whose translation MIPLSKPYITQTEIDTVIDVLKSDRLSMGKYTELFEKEISKIAKTKYSIVVNSGTSALHLILKSLGIQQGDYMIVPSFTFVASANVALFEKATPIFVDIDPKTYNVDPNALEDLLKKIEQGRMHISGQRVRIDKVRFFMPVDVFGQPVDYDAVEPIVCKWNLKMIEDSCEALGSEYKGKPCGSFGEAGAFAFYPNKQITTGEGGIIVTDNEEIARMCKSMRNQGRGEDEAWLNHVRLGYNYRIDELSAALGYAQLTHLEDILYKRDNVAKRYSQMLSEYDWVEPPYIANYATKIGWFVYVIKLDEKINRDRIIDYMSSHGVQVRNYFSPVHLQPFYKQLFGYTEGMLPVTEKISKSTLAIPFYTTMTIQEQQTVVEILKEAVERVG comes from the coding sequence ATGATTCCTTTGTCAAAGCCATATATCACTCAAACTGAAATAGATACAGTTATCGATGTCTTAAAAAGTGACAGATTGAGCATGGGAAAGTACACAGAATTATTTGAAAAAGAAATTTCAAAGATAGCTAAGACAAAGTACTCAATCGTCGTTAATAGTGGTACATCGGCTCTTCATTTGATTCTAAAATCGCTCGGAATACAGCAAGGAGATTACATGATCGTCCCATCATTTACTTTTGTCGCGTCTGCGAATGTTGCACTTTTTGAAAAAGCCACACCGATTTTCGTAGATATCGACCCAAAGACGTACAATGTCGACCCTAACGCTCTCGAAGACCTCTTAAAGAAAATAGAACAAGGTCGAATGCACATAAGTGGACAACGCGTGAGAATCGACAAAGTTCGTTTCTTCATGCCAGTTGATGTCTTTGGACAGCCCGTGGATTATGATGCAGTAGAACCGATTGTGTGCAAATGGAATTTGAAAATGATAGAAGACTCATGTGAAGCACTCGGTTCCGAGTACAAAGGAAAACCTTGTGGCAGTTTTGGCGAAGCCGGAGCATTTGCATTCTATCCGAATAAACAGATCACTACAGGAGAGGGAGGAATAATAGTTACTGACAATGAAGAAATAGCAAGAATGTGTAAAAGTATGAGAAACCAAGGAAGAGGAGAAGATGAAGCTTGGTTGAATCACGTACGTCTTGGCTATAATTACAGAATAGATGAATTGTCTGCGGCACTTGGTTACGCTCAACTGACTCACCTTGAAGATATTTTGTACAAAAGAGACAATGTCGCCAAACGTTACTCTCAAATGCTGAGTGAATATGATTGGGTTGAGCCACCTTATATAGCAAATTATGCAACGAAAATCGGCTGGTTCGTTTATGTAATAAAACTCGATGAAAAAATCAATCGAGATAGAATCATCGATTATATGTCTTCACATGGCGTTCAGGTCAGAAATTACTTCAGCCCCGTTCACCTTCAACCATTTTACAAACAGCTTTTTGGCTATACAGAAGGTATGTTGCCAGTTACCGAAAAAATCTCAAAAAGCACACTTGCAATACCTTTTTACACAACTATGACCATACAAGAGCAGCAAACTGTCGTTGAAATTCTAAAAGAAGCCGTGGAGAGGGTGGGTTAG
- a CDS encoding Cof-type HAD-IIB family hydrolase yields the protein MPLIKLICIDLDGTLLDDEKKISEKDKRAIHLARSKGFNVTIFTGRNYYAALPYVQELGIEIPVVFQNGALIATPSLNKIFRMITLHSKIALEVVNLSKRYELYPVLYESFFSKKDMIIEKDYHGAFENYFRFNQHRTRKIDRLEEVLYKTENVAEIAVVGRDDLVENLVQSLSNKMDEFTPVKNQHVDGEIFMEIFGKDVGKEIALDFLLNLFELNLSEVAYIGDNYNDLKIMQKVGFPISMQNAPDDVKKVAKFITISNNESGVSLAIEKITGAMR from the coding sequence ATGCCTTTGATAAAGTTAATTTGTATCGACTTAGACGGTACCTTATTGGACGACGAAAAAAAGATATCTGAAAAAGACAAGCGAGCTATTCACCTTGCCAGATCAAAGGGGTTTAATGTGACAATCTTCACGGGTAGAAATTATTATGCCGCCCTACCCTATGTACAGGAACTTGGAATAGAGATCCCCGTTGTTTTTCAAAATGGAGCACTCATAGCTACACCTTCATTGAACAAAATCTTTCGAATGATAACCCTACATTCAAAAATTGCCCTTGAAGTAGTGAATCTGAGCAAGAGATATGAATTGTACCCCGTATTGTATGAGTCTTTCTTCAGTAAAAAGGATATGATTATTGAGAAAGATTATCATGGTGCATTTGAAAATTACTTCAGATTCAATCAACACAGAACAAGAAAGATCGACCGCTTAGAAGAAGTATTGTATAAAACTGAAAATGTAGCTGAAATCGCAGTGGTTGGCAGGGACGATTTAGTTGAAAATCTTGTGCAAAGCCTTTCAAATAAAATGGATGAATTCACACCCGTAAAAAACCAACACGTAGATGGCGAGATTTTCATGGAGATCTTTGGAAAAGATGTTGGTAAAGAAATAGCGCTTGATTTTTTGTTGAATCTATTTGAATTGAATCTATCAGAAGTGGCATACATAGGCGATAATTATAATGATCTGAAGATCATGCAAAAAGTTGGTTTCCCAATTTCAATGCAAAATGCACCAGATGATGTCAAGAAGGTGGCGAAATTTATAACCATCTCAAACAATGAATCAGGTGTTTCATTGGCAATAGAAAAAATAACGGGGGCGATGAGATGA
- a CDS encoding DegV family protein has product MKIVLVFDSSIDIPIGYEFPIPHYILPLKVYVQDSEFKDKIEITDEQFYSQALSGKKVGTALPNPSETAQLLTKLSKEYDHVYIVTISSKLSGTWNMIRLTLEQLNLKNTTLIDSKSGSVKSFYVVYRLLKDILAKKQITEQTGQQYVEESLLLFTVTTLDYLQRGGRIGKAKALLGKILGIKPILSTNDEGEVLSLGSARSIKQVIDQMVRKAKEFLKFEDYIIIGGYGVQHMKQYLDELLSHFPKEKILGISRIGPGVSAHVGPEVFGLVIGKA; this is encoded by the coding sequence ATGAAAATCGTACTTGTCTTTGATAGCAGCATAGATATACCAATCGGGTATGAATTTCCCATACCGCATTATATTCTGCCATTGAAAGTCTATGTTCAGGACAGTGAGTTTAAAGATAAAATCGAAATCACAGACGAACAGTTTTACTCACAGGCACTATCAGGAAAGAAGGTTGGAACCGCCTTGCCCAACCCTTCAGAAACTGCCCAATTACTCACAAAGCTTTCGAAAGAATACGATCACGTCTATATTGTCACTATCTCGAGTAAACTGAGTGGTACATGGAATATGATAAGACTCACCTTAGAACAGTTGAATCTCAAGAATACCACTTTGATAGACTCAAAAAGTGGCAGCGTAAAAAGTTTCTACGTGGTTTACAGGTTATTGAAAGACATTCTCGCCAAAAAACAAATTACAGAACAAACAGGACAACAATATGTTGAAGAATCTCTTTTGTTGTTCACCGTTACAACCCTTGATTATCTTCAAAGAGGTGGTAGGATAGGAAAGGCAAAAGCCCTTCTGGGTAAGATCCTGGGAATAAAACCAATTCTGTCAACCAACGATGAAGGAGAGGTTCTAAGCCTTGGTTCGGCAAGGTCGATCAAACAGGTGATTGATCAGATGGTGAGAAAGGCAAAGGAATTTTTGAAATTCGAAGATTATATCATTATCGGTGGTTATGGTGTTCAACATATGAAACAGTATCTGGACGAACTTTTGTCACACTTTCCCAAAGAAAAGATCCTTGGAATTTCAAGAATCGGTCCTGGTGTGAGCGCACATGTTGGACCAGAAGTCTTTGGATTGGTCATTGGCAAAGCCTAA